gaacgagacctcagcctgctaactagctacgtggaggcatcccttcacggccgacttcttagagggactatggccgtttaggccaaggaagtttgaggcaataacaggtctgtgatgcccttagatgttttGGGCCGCatgcgcgctacactgatgtattcaacgagttcacaccttggccgacaggcccgggtaatctttgaaatttcatcgtgatgggatagatcattgcaattgttggtcttcaacgaggaattcctagtaagcgcgagtcatcagctcgcgttgactacgtccctgccctttgtacacaccgcccgtcgctcctaccgattgaatgatccggtgaagtgttcggatcgcggcgacgtgggtggttcgccgtctgcgacgtcgcgagaagtccactaaaccttatcatttagaggaaggagaaatcgtaacaaggtttccgtaggtgaacctgcggaaggatcattgtcgtaccccggaaacagaacgacctgaaaacgatgaaacatcactctcggtaggccggtttcttactgtgcctgctgattccgtggttatgcgttcatccttggccaagacttcagttttggttggatcgtacgcatagcttccggatatcaccaaaccccggcacgaaaagtgtcaaggaaaatgcaactaaacagcctgctttcgccaacccggagacggtgtttgttcggaagcagtgttgcgtacctatctggaaggaattgttaagctttgcttaaaatgttgtttgcggcatctctttcagtggggaagtcgtgaacacataagccggcacttgtgatccctgcgtctttgcatagtttatgcattgttcgcaaaggtgaataagctgtttgctgaaatcttggttgcggaaatattatggcggtgacccgaagaaattctgtcccgctaagcacgtttgtctccggacaaaagatgacggtcaagtctgcgtctgttcccactttctatgtgtttgcgggaatatgacgtggtcttgtcctgatttatgaatgctacctggttgatcctgccagtagtcatatgcttgtctcaaagattaagccatgcatgtgtaagtatgaacgaattcagactgtgaaactgcgaatggctcattaaatcagttatagtttgtttgatggtaactactactcggataaccgtagtaattctagagctaatacgtgcaacaaaccccgacttctggaagggatgcatttattagataaaaggtcgacgcgggctctgcccgttgctctgatgattcatgataactcgacggatcgcatggccttagtgctggcgacgcatcattcaaatttctgccctatcaactttcgatggtaggatagtggcctaacGACTTACCtgaagtcgtctacagccagacaaTTTACCTGGAAAGTCGCCTGgatgaacagatctggaaaaaactGCGATTTCAtacttaaattggtgagataacttccttagcacacataaggtttctccaagcacacagaatctcaaacgaaagtgatccacccagaatcgttagcttctatgactctatgaaccataaaaaatgtagaatcaaaatTTGGGGTTTTTTTAGCTGAATGTGGAGAGAAGTCGAGAGAAATGTTGTCTTTAGttcataaaaatggaaaaagaagaagggtaaatcgattttggaaGTATTaattgttcatggtggttggggtattaTTGACAAtggtaatcttgtaattacttaaagaagatgatgaggtgagagagtaaaaatgtcatcttcggaaaaaaaaaaaatttgatagcaTTTTCATGAATTATATCAACTTGTGGGAAGAatagaaaaaaactaattttcaaaaaaaaaaggttaatttTGTGTTTGATATTGAATtttaggtcaattttgcaaaaaacccTACTAAAAATTATGTAATTGCTTTTTGCCTACCCTGTCTAGTACTCTTTCGTCCCAAAAGCAATAGACAGAGATAATTACAAGCTCACAGAAAACAGTAAGTCTTTATTATTATCAGCAAAAATATATCCTTTAGCCTTTAGGAAACAGTAAGTCAAAGTTATTCATTTTATATGtagtttcttttaataaaataattttattttgcgAATTATTCTgctaagggcatctccaaccctactccatttttGACTCCATACTCAATTATGgagtaaaatcttctccaaccccactccatattcaactccaaaatggagtaatagctagggttactccatttatggagtaatcttaccaattactccattttggagttgaactttttatatttataaaatagtccttttaatttttaatgtttttatttcatacttaaaataatataataacataaaaaaatataatactccACAAAAGATTACTTTATAGTTTGCAGAAAATATGCATAAACTCATAAAAGTCAAAACtaagaataaataatataaaacaaatataatataatataaataagtaatttaataattaatttggtaaatTGTTTTCGAAACTACTAAAATCGGTGAAGTATTATTCAAACGGAATAGATGAGTTCTTTAATCTTGTTGgtcaaaattttgattgataACATTTGTACTTGTTGAACTTGAtatttgcacaaacaaacaaTATGACCCAATACATAattcaaattacaaaacaaaactttgttttttctttatgttcttttaatgcataaaaatatttttgaattagaaAAATTGCATATGATAAAATCTGCACGAATTGAAATAGAAGATAATCtctaattgtatttttaatgataaatatttaatataaataaaatatattattatggaaattttgtaaacataaaatagttgggttaattgttaattttttataagttgaaggtattaataacaattattaactaaatgaaaaaaaaatctttttgtttggagtaaaaaatggagtaatacattggagtaaaatccaactccattttggagttacaccattttggagtaaaatttggagtaatacattggagatgctctaatacACGTCACGATTGTTAAGCACAGTTTTGTCAAATGTCTGAGCCGAATAAGAATAGATTGGCTAAGACGATTTCTTCAAGCTATCTGGAATCTACAGAGAAAATCAAATGGCAACGACGAAGCTTCAAGCTCTCTGGAATCATCCAGCAGGACCTAAGACAAGTGAGTCAAATTCGAATTACTTTACTTTGTTCTTATAACGTTGACTCTTTTGCTTCTTGCGCTTTGTGACACTTTGATCATCGAATTCTTCATTATTAAGCGACACATATTTCTTGATGTTGCCTTATAAcgagttttatttttcttcaaagTGGGGTTTGATGatatctgatgataccctgagttTCGATTCAGAGTTTCCTCCAAGAAAATGAGCGTTACTGTTTTCTAATAACACGTTGCTGTATGGATATCCAACATCGAAATCGTGTGTTTTTCTCCAATGGATTCTAATTTTAATCAAGAAAGTGCATATGTTGGTTAGCTTGCTCAAAGTAGAGAAAGAACCTGAACTGTAACTTTTGTAAAACTTTCAGTCCATTTCTGGGCGCCAACGTTCAAGTGGGGTATAAGCATTGCTAACATTGCAGATTTTCAGAAACCTCCAGAGACACTTTCATACCCTCAACAAATGGGTATTACACTCTTCTCATATCCTTCATGTTCTTGTGTGCGGCTCTATATAGTCTTCCCACAGTTTTTCTATTATGTTTATGTAATTAATTTCCCATATCTCTTTGATTATATGTCTCTATGCCTCTTATCTTCTTACGGTTTTTCTTCAATGTTTAGATCTTCTTATAGTTTTCTCAGCGTTTAAAATATAGCTGGATTAGTAATTAGgtgttttataaatgatttaactCATACGCGTAAGCCCAGACGCTAACTAGACcaatatttagaaatattattttgcttATGACCGATTGCAGACATCTAGACACCGACTGAACCAATTTTTAGACAAATCATTTTGTTTACGACGGATTTGTCGCTTAGACAATAGACAGAGCATCGGTTTGAACATTTCTTCTATGCTTACATGATGTCCTGTCTCGGTTTGTCGTCATGTATCAGTCTTCTTACAGTTTGTCTGCTCTATATTATTCCAGTGATCACAGGCACTGGACTCATCTGGTCACGTTACAGCACTGTAATCACTCCGGTATGTTGCCTCTAAATACTCTTGATGATAATTTGGAATGTGGGATTGACAAGTCGTAGACtcattatatattctttttttttgtttactcttGTACTGATTTGTTAGTGGATTTACttgtttataataattttgttcttaCAGAAAAACTGGAATCTCTTTAGCGTTAGTCTTGGTATGGCAGCAACAGGCATATACCAAATTACCCGTAAAGTCAAGTAAGACTCTAGAGTACATTGCATGAGATTTGCATTAACACTCGTTGCTTGACTTGCTTCTGATGAACGTAGTTAGTTTGGTTGTAACTTACATCATGGTTTAAAACTTAATCATTGGTGTTTATCTCTTTGTTTACACGTTGATATGctaattcttttgtttttctttgtggtTTACAGACACGATTATGCATCTGAAACAGACCATGTTGTTGCCAGAGAATGACGAAGATGAAGCCATTGTAattcttaaataaattaaataactcGTTTTCTTGTGATTATTCCAAGATATCATCATGTCAACGCTTGCTTTTGTACTATGATTGTATTAGTTTCCCACACACTTTATTACAGTTCCTTCATCTTATCTGGAGTCAGAACCACAAGAAAAACATCAAACTGACACAAACTAGAGCGTCTTGGAGAGTCAAAGCGTTGCTTCAAGACTTCGAGGTCGTGCTTCTCTCCATCAGACACATTCAAACGTAGAACAAGCTTCTTGAGTGATGTCGCGTTGCCTAGAAAGTATCTAACCACTTCCTCTTCTCTTGCTTTCTCCGTGATCGGACTTTCAATATCAACATATTCAAGAGAAGATACCAAACAAAAAGACAGCACTTTCGAAAAGCTATTTACCACTGCCTCTAAATTATTACCCTTAACCAGTTTCTGCAACCACATAAAAAttgacaaaacaaaaccaaaaaaaaattgataagcagatgaacaaaaaagaaaagactttcTTGGGTAAGAAGTTTCAAAGTTTAAAGCAAAAGTCATTACCAAGGTCAAGTGTCTTAGATTCGGGCAGCTCTCAAGAACGAACGGTAGTAACTCAAAAGAGTACTCTAACCAAGTAGTAGCACGCAGACGGGTCAAGTTACGAAATTTAGGTAGTGGGTTCATGCCTTGGAGACAATAAATTAGCTGCAAGCAAAGAGAAAAAGTCAAGAtaacagagagagaaagagagagagagagagagagaggatagatTAGAGCTTTGGCCTAAGTTTGATAACATACCCCAAGAGTATACCATGAGAGTGTCATATCTTTTACGGCTGAAAAATTATTGATAAGATAATAGATGATATTTCTTTCGGAAAAGTCATAATCCTTCGGCTCAAAGACAACCTCAATGTCAACCTTGACATGTTCACTCATACGTTTGATTATCATGAAGCTTTCGGATTGACAACCTGTGAGAGTCAGGTGTTCAAGCCTCGGCGTATCAAGAACCGCATTGTGAGGAAATATAACATGTTCTAAGCACATAACCTTGAGACAAGGTAAGGAAAGAGATTCAAAATCATTCAGCTTTACGGAATAGAGCTTTAAGGATACCAGTGCCTCACACACGGGAAGGGTCAAGGGTATCTCAGTGTCCTTATAACACACGACTTCAATATGTTGAATCCTGTGCTTGGTCACTTTATCAAGGCATGGCTCATAAAGAGAGGCATCTTTGTCAGAGTCATCTTGTTCAATAATGCATAGCTTGAATTCACTCAAGGTCTTGAAATTTAGAAGAAACTCGTTGATGAAATCCACACACACTTTGTCACTTGGGAAATCTGAGCTCACTAAATCTAAACTAGGAACCCACTTCCAGAGACCTCTCCATCTGGAAGACAAAACACTTGTACAAACAGCTTCCTTAGTCGTAAGAAAACTGAGTATGTGACATAGCAAGGAGTCTGGTAATAAGCTTATTCTATCTTTCCATTTGCTTTCAGTCTCTTCAAGTGACATTTGTAAGAGACCCAACCTGATATTACAAAAATACGTTATCACAAATTCAAGATATAATAATTAGAAACcctaagttctttttttttggttgaccAAAAGCTAACAAACCCTAAGTGTCAAATAATAATGCAAAATCATTAGTAGGATcgtcaaaaaaaataattattgacgTATCATTCATCAGATTGGTGAAGTGGAAACTAACAAGTTACGGACTGCGGAATATCGACCGTTCCAGACTTCAAGCGTAGAAGAACTTGCCGCCGGTTCTGTAATACTTTTATCAGTAGATCTAAACTTCTTGATTGTGAGTTTCAACACTTTCATAAGAAATTTAGTTGCCCATTCATCGTAGGGTGAGATAGTCTTGCGCTCTGTGTCGGTGTTTGCTTCCGTTATAGACATCTTCCACGGATAAGATCAAAGAACAAGCGGAGACATAAAAGAAGGCTAGAGTACCAGACACGAAATAACTTCGACTCTATTCTGAATAGCTTGAATATGGAAACTTTGACCtaacttaatgtatttatttatacagCTCTATACAAGGCCGGTAATGGGCTAGAGCCCGTGAAGCCAGGGTTTACGCGCCAGATTTATATACATACATTAAACACCAAACTTCAAAGTATCTAAGGGCTTCTCCAAGAGTTGTAATAATGAATACCTaaggattttagaaaaatataaaattaagagaaaGAATATCCATAAGTTCTTAATTAAGTCTCTGCAGCATATTTATAAGAACTCCTTTCTCCACATGGTAGAATCTAATTAGTTtaactatttaattttaattaaaatttaataatttactgataaataataatattatggtGTTAATAACTTTCTTTTAAGAAATCATGCGTTAATGTTGCTTTAATCTTAAAGTATctcaaacataaaaatattaataatctaaatttaacttaagaaataattaaattttacatcATTAAAAATAAGCTCAGCAAATCAGAAAGTAACACATGTAATGTAACTAAGTAtgctaaaaaaaattgttggagttctttaacctttttttctctttctttctactTTTCATAATTCTTTTTAGTTaaataatcattatatattcttacattttttatcgACTAATAATTGcactaataatataataaaaagaaagggGCTCAGCCCAAACCATGGCCCATTACAGATTCAGGTTGAAAAGAGGAGCCTACGGCTGACGAAAGATTACGAAGAACCAACTTCGAAAACAAATCagctttcatatttttttatcgaAATACGTAAGAAAAAGAGATAGATGAAAACAAAGCTGTGAAGGCTTTGATATCAACAACAATACCAAAGATCTGACACTAACGAGCGCATAGTTGTCCGAAAAAGCCGATAAGACTTTTAAGACCGATAGAGATTGCATGTCAGAGGCTTGATCTACAGGCGATGACTTCTGCTATAAGAGGGAAGAACTTTTATAGACGAGGGCTTCTGTTTGAGATACTCTTACATAGTTGTTTAAATATCTCCATTGGGGTTACCTTTATAATATATTGGCTTGTGTATTAtgtcactacaaaaaaaagtgCATATTAAATCACTTATAGTGTATCACAAAAATAAgtgattgtattttaaattatttatttataaatgatacaaataataataagttaGCATCAGCTATAGCAAATGAtatcataattaatttattttgcatcaatttattaaaaatgatacaATTTATGTGATTTTGTATCacttaaacaaaaatgatattattatatagatTAATATCAGTTCAATAATCGAtgcatttactttttttttaaaacatcgtttgttaaaataatacaaaacttACATCAATAAAAATTGATGCTAACATAGTTATCTTAACATTATAAATATTACGTAATTTTTACATCTATTACGTCCATGCCGAGTACGTTGTCTTGGTCGTGGACCTACACCTTCGAAACTAGTGAGACGCTCAACTGTAACTATACAAGACATAGAAAATTTTGGAATGGTCGTAGAGttgaaaatacaaataaaagaaCTATCTCATCAAGTCAAGGGAATGACTACATTCATCCAACAAATTATTGGTACTTCAACCGGTGAACaggtaataaatataatttattatttcacTATACTATACtttgatacataaaaataacattttaaactatatatttaggCAAGAGCATGGGCTGCAAGTTTTTATGTAGCTTTTGCTAATATTCCAAATCCAACTTTTGCTAACATGCCAACTCCACAAAATCCTAATCAGGTAAATGATGattctatatttatttcattatcGATAAGTATTTAGATGACACACTaattatcatataattttatgttagGAAATGGAATGATGGTGTTGATGGATTTCAAAACGTTGGGACGCTGCAAGTGATTGTAATTACGTCTTTTTAACATTGCTTCTTATTAACTCTagtttgtttatgttttatgtaTTTGCATTATGGATGAATTGTGtttctacttttttatttattattattattattattattattattattattatagttaccagtttaaatttagttatttatttagttttttataatattggttttaaaatagtaaaatatacaaaagttttGTTGATATGTTAAACATCAATTTACAGATGATGCAAagttattttaatgattttataaatatattaaaaaatattttgcatcaTTTTTTATAAACGATGTATGTATAAAAATCGTTTGTCAAAAGTCAAAACTGACACAACTATCATATCAATTATTTGCAAACAATACTAATTTTATATCAGTTATTATAATTGATACAACTATTCAAATCATTTATGAAAATTGacattaattttaaatcaattattagaaaatgatgtatataattaaaatcgGTTAGTTTAGTTGATACTAATACTAACATCACTTAACTAAATCGATTTAgatttaatatcatttattgCAAATGATATAATCTTACATCACTTAAAATAAGTGATTAAAATAGTATTATCTTTTGCACCATGATGCATATTATTTACATCACCATTTTCACAGTCACTTATATAAGTGATGTAAATTtcttttacatcatttataaataatgaaaatattaaaaataaatgattcaaactaatctttttttttgtagtgtgtTTCTGATATTTAGGTGACGGTTTACGTAATCATACCTTTTTTATAAtggtaataaataaataaaagtacatatactatttaaggaaagttgaGAGGgtaaatcacattaaatataaatatttgataagtgaaaactttaattttcttatatttgaaACGGTAACTAAATGAAAACTATAATTCACAAAAGTTATTAGTTTATACTTTTTGACGAAACACtgtaaattcaatattttagtaCCGATTTCTAATTTTAATATAGTGTGTACTAGAAAAAAGGAGAGGAAGAGAATTGCAATAGTGCATAACTATTTACTATATAtgaaaagtttgaaaaaaaagtattaaagaattcattttaaaaatcaacTAGATTCTGATCCGTCCTTTAAGGGCggttatattttttgttttacattttgtaagaaatttattttttatatttgtgttttctagttatatatgtgtttttgtataatatttctcttaaatgattaataaaaagttttaataattatattaaaatagttggacCACACATATATCAATAGTCAATAGGTGATgttgctgttttaatagaatagatagatAGGATCGATAGTAACTTTAAGAGCATCTCTAACCCATAACATTATTTTAGTGTCAAAaccacactattttagtgtagtTTCAACACTAAAAACAAATTCATCTCCAACCACAACACTAAACTTCACACTAAAAGCTAtttcataatattatatttgtttatttttttaattttttcgtttttaataatataatttataattaaaataagtgAATAATGATTTAGTGGAGTAAATAGTATTTTTGTGTGGTGAATAGTATCACACCAAATTTAGTGTAAAATTATAGtgttacactaaaatagtgtgatTTTTAGTGTTAGGTTGGAGAAAGTTTTGGTGTAAAAttcacactaaaatagtgttttgcAGTTGGGTTGGAGATGATATAAATGTTGTATTATACGACGTCATTTTATGTTGCATTTTTTCATTGATATTCATGTAAGACTGAACCAGACAGAAAAGAgaatttctcaaaaataaaaagtagatGGTGACGTCGAAGCTTAAAGCACTCTAGAACTACCCGGCGGGacctaagagcatcattaaccctA
The nucleotide sequence above comes from Brassica napus cultivar Da-Ae chromosome A9, Da-Ae, whole genome shotgun sequence. Encoded proteins:
- the LOC106366119 gene encoding F-box/FBD/LRR-repeat protein At5g18770, whose translation is MSITEANTDTERKTISPYDEWATKFLMKVLKLTIKKFRSTDKSITEPAASSSTLEVWNGRYSAVRNLLGLLQMSLEETESKWKDRISLLPDSLLCHILSFLTTKEAVCTSVLSSRWRGLWKWVPSLDLVSSDFPSDKVCVDFINEFLLNFKTLSEFKLCIIEQDDSDKDASLYEPCLDKVTKHRIQHIEVVCYKDTEIPLTLPVCEALVSLKLYSVKLNDFESLSLPCLKVMCLEHVIFPHNAVLDTPRLEHLTLTGCQSESFMIIKRMSEHVKVDIEVVFEPKDYDFSERNIIYYLINNFSAVKDMTLSWYTLGLIYCLQGMNPLPKFRNLTRLRATTWLEYSFELLPFVLESCPNLRHLTLKLVKGNNLEAVVNSFSKVLSFCLVSSLEYVDIESPITEKAREEEVVRYFLGNATSLKKLVLRLNVSDGEKHDLEVLKQRFDSPRRSSLCQFDVFLVVLTPDKMKEL
- the LOC106366120 gene encoding mitochondrial pyruvate carrier 3, giving the protein MATTKLQALWNHPAGPKTIHFWAPTFKWGISIANIADFQKPPETLSYPQQMVITGTGLIWSRYSTVITPKNWNLFSVSLGMAATGIYQITRKVKHDYASETDHVVARE